A region of Sugiyamaella lignohabitans strain CBS 10342 chromosome A, complete sequence DNA encodes the following proteins:
- the PRP9 gene encoding Prp9p (Subunit of the SF3a splicing factor complex; required for spliceosome assembly; acts after the formation of the U1 snRNP-pre-mRNA complex; GO_component: GO:0071004 - U2-type prespliceosome [Evidence IDA] [PMID 16618970]; GO_component: GO:0005634 - nucleus [Evidence IEA,IEA,IEA]; GO_component: GO:0005681 - spliceosomal complex [Evidence IEA]; GO_function: GO:0003723 - RNA binding [Evidence IDA] [PMID 8065365]; GO_function: GO:0046872 - metal ion binding [Evidence IEA,IEA]; GO_function: GO:0003676 - nucleic acid binding [Evidence IEA]; GO_function: GO:0008270 - zinc ion binding [Evidence IEA]; GO_process: GO:0008380 - RNA splicing [Evidence IEA]; GO_process: GO:0006397 - mRNA processing [Evidence IEA]; GO_process: GO:0000398 - mRNA splicing, via spliceosome [Evidence IDA] [PMID 8969185]) produces MSGEILEIERSALEELERIEQAVTDRIVHNPWILPDTLQLSTSSSLNGKRKRPVRETTLSQLEVAKFLERYQEQCKYMNSVISGVKRRRQKKGDEVDATDGGALVLADQHIKEVKALGEFSGASQQLLDQYSKEVSSIKEFYRKYPNQDVDDLAATYAMARTLKKRNLANNNNNGLDKDVEQTDQSVGLTDGGVLSTFAVAENVSVDTEFSGEEYYGRFVDMVGLHEQFLNLHFVQHQLSYTQYLDKMSDFSDKSIYSSQRLNSSHYFEYIVELHKYLETFFRKTRILAHPESSLASIESDFDSLWQSQKYPSWIREDKESRNGGQIKGEGEAGAGAGSTDGESGSSDPLFCVPCNKRFTNEALFNNHLPGRKHKRNAAAATAAAGTSSTDGSGANNSPSSNISANIPIGEDLKLRALASHEYHIYCLADLLAKVITDTKSNVERRQALTDRERQAEIEALELEANGNGYSDNSDAENDNNNNNDDDDSEDEVVYNPLKLPLGWDGRPIPFWLYKYQGLGIEFDCEVCGNASYAGRKAFDKHFLEPRHVHGLRCLGVQPGPLFKGITKLADVMSLWEKIKKDNRQLETTNEVAVEMEDDEGNVMSEKVYNE; encoded by the coding sequence ATGAGTGGAGAGATACTGGAGATAGAGAGGTCGGCTCTAGAAGAGTTGGAGCGGATTGAGCAGGCCGTGACGGACCGGATAGTGCATAACCCGTGGATTCTTCCGGATACCCTTCAGCTGTCGACGAGCTCGTCATTGAACGGGAAGAGGAAAAGACCAGTCAGGGAAACGACTTTGAGCCAGTTGGAGGTGGCCAAGTTTCTCGAGAGATATCAGGAACAATGTAAATACATGAACTCGGTGATTTCAGGAGTGAAGAGACGACGACAGAAGAAGGGCGATGAAGTCGATGCGACTGATGGTGGAGCTCTGGTGCTAGCAGATCAACACATTAAAGAAGTTAAGGCATTAGGAGAGTTTTCGGGAGCGTCTCAACAGCTTCTTGATCAGTATAGTAAAGAAGTCAGCTCGATTAAAGAGTTTTATAGAAAGTATCCCAACCAGGATGTGGACGATTTGGCTGCGACGTATGCTATGGCTCGAactctgaagaagaggaacttggcaaataataataataacgGTCTGGACAAAGATGTTGAGCAGACAGACCAGTCCGTCGGTTTGACAGATGGAGGTGTGCTATCGACATTTGCAGTGGCAGAAAATGTTAGTGTGGATACCGAATTCTCGGGAGAAGAATATTACGGTCGGTTCGTGGACATGGTCGGTCTGCATGAACAGTTTTTGAACCTTCATTTTGTACAACACCAGCTATCATATACGCAATATCTGGACAAAATGTCTGATTTCTCAGACAAATCTATCTACAGCTCACAGCGACTCAACAGTTCACACTATTTCGAGTACATTGTCGAGCTACACAAGTATCTCGAGACCTTTTTTCGGAAAACTCGGATTTTGGCGCATCCGGAATCGAGTCTTGCTAGTATCGAATCGGATTTCGACTCTCTCTGGCAGTCTCAAAAGTATCCCAGCTGGATCCGAGAAGATAAAGAGTCGAGAAATGGTGGTCAAATCAAGGGTGAAGGCgaagctggtgctggtgctgggaGCACAGATGGCGAATCAGGATCCTCTGACCCGCTGTTCTGCGTGCCCTGTAACAAAAGATTCACAAACGAAGCACTTTTTAATAACCATCTGCCAGGAAGAAAACACAAACGGaatgccgctgctgctactgctgccgctggtACTTCCAGTACAGACGGTTCAGGAGCGAATAACTCCCCTAGCTCCAACATCAGCGCTAATATCCCTATTGGAGAAGACCTGAAATTAAGAGCACTTGCCTCGCACGAGTACCATATCTACTGTCTGGCTGACCTGCTGGCCAAAGTCATTACCGACACCAAATCCAATGTTGAACGACGACAGGCCCTTACCGACCGAGAACGACAGGCTGAAATCGAAGCACTGGAACTAGAAGCGAATGGAAATGGGTATTCTGACAACAGCGATGCTGAAAAcgacaataacaacaacaacgacgatgacgatagtgaagatgaagtgGTATACAACCCACTGAAACTGCCATTGGGCTGGGACGGTCGACCCATTCCATTCTGGCTGTATAAATACCAAGGTCTAGGAATCGAGTTCGATTGCGAAGTATGTGGAAATGCTTCCTATGCCGGTCGCAAAGCATTCGACAAACATTTTCTGGAACCACGCCATGTCCATGGATTGCGATGTCTCGGTGTGCAACCCGGTCCACTTTTCAAAGGCATCACTAAACTAGCCGACGTCATGAGTCTCTGggaaaaaatcaaaaaagacAACCGCCAATTAGAAACCACAAACGAAGTGGCCGTCGAAATGGAAGACGACGAGGGCAACGTCATGTCCGAAAAAGTCTACAACGAGTAA